A genomic region of Capra hircus breed San Clemente chromosome 19, ASM170441v1, whole genome shotgun sequence contains the following coding sequences:
- the MXRA7 gene encoding matrix-remodeling-associated protein 7 isoform X2, producing MEAPAELLAALPALATALALLLAWLLVRRGAAASPDPQEPAPPEPAPPAEASVKPAPPGPCAAEPAAAPEGLGEPARPDEPEAAPAEAEEQAAEERQEEEQELDGEEASPQAGPEEEDGGEEAFSFKYSPGKLRGNQYKKMMTKEELEEEQRIELTSDLTSL from the exons ATGGAGGCGCCGGCAGAGCTGCTGGCCGCACTGCCCGCGCTGGCCACTGCGCTGGCCCTGCTGCTCGCCTGGCTGCTGGTGAGGCGCGGGGCGGCCGCGAGCCCGGACCCCCAGGAGCCCGCGCCCCCAGAGCCCGCTCCTCCGGCTGAGGCCAGCGTGAAGCCCGCGCCGCCCGGCCCCTGCGCCGCGGAGCCGGCGGCCGCGCCCGAGGGGCTGGGGGAGCCCGCGCGGCCGGACGAGCCCGAGGCCGCGCCGGCGGAAGCGGAGGAGCAGGCCGCCGAGGAGAGGCAG GAAGAGGAGCAGGAGCTGGACGGTGAGGAGGCTTCACCACAGGCAGGGCCTGAGGAGGAAGACG GGGGTGAGGAGGCCTTCTCCTTCAAATACAGCCCTGGGAAGCTGCGGGGAAACCAGTACAAGAAGATGATGACcaaggaggagctggaggaggaacAGAG GATTGAGCTGACTTCTGACCTCACTTCCCTGTAG
- the MXRA7 gene encoding matrix-remodeling-associated protein 7 isoform X3, with translation MEAPAELLAALPALATALALLLAWLLVRRGAAASPDPQEPAPPEPAPPAEASVKPAPPGPCAAEPAAAPEGLGEPARPDEPEAAPAEAEEQAAEERQEEEQELDGEEASPQAGPEEEDGGEEAFSFKYSPGKLRGNQYKKMMTKEELEEEQRTEE, from the exons ATGGAGGCGCCGGCAGAGCTGCTGGCCGCACTGCCCGCGCTGGCCACTGCGCTGGCCCTGCTGCTCGCCTGGCTGCTGGTGAGGCGCGGGGCGGCCGCGAGCCCGGACCCCCAGGAGCCCGCGCCCCCAGAGCCCGCTCCTCCGGCTGAGGCCAGCGTGAAGCCCGCGCCGCCCGGCCCCTGCGCCGCGGAGCCGGCGGCCGCGCCCGAGGGGCTGGGGGAGCCCGCGCGGCCGGACGAGCCCGAGGCCGCGCCGGCGGAAGCGGAGGAGCAGGCCGCCGAGGAGAGGCAG GAAGAGGAGCAGGAGCTGGACGGTGAGGAGGCTTCACCACAGGCAGGGCCTGAGGAGGAAGACG GGGGTGAGGAGGCCTTCTCCTTCAAATACAGCCCTGGGAAGCTGCGGGGAAACCAGTACAAGAAGATGATGACcaaggaggagctggaggaggaacAGAG AACCGAGGAATAA